A single Methanolobus sp. ZRKC5 DNA region contains:
- a CDS encoding lipopolysaccharide biosynthesis protein, translated as MSLSNKTTIGVIWNFAEQMSKRGIGVVITLLLARFLTPDDYGLVGMMAVFIAIANQLMESGFDQSLIRKLDITQEDFNTAFYANILLGILAYIFLFSSAPFVAAFYEEARLIPLIRVVGITIIINSFQIVQISALSRDFKFKLKLKATLPATIISGIIAITMAAMGFGVWALITQMIVYSLLVTFFLWSLKLWKPTRKVSRNSFKEMFGFGSKLFASGLIDIIFQNLYIIVIAKLFLASTAGYYYFAKKIRELVLNQIVRSIQTVTYPALSTLQKDELKLKMGYKKIIKSTVYLLFPLMTFMAALAEPLFRILLNEQWLPAVPYLQLLCIGGVMYPLHSINLNILKVKGRSDLFLYIELVKKAIVIIILLPSIKYGVIGILIGQVISSYLVYIPNSYYSGKLINYSINEQIFDFLPELVLSFTISICIYFAVSLSILPACAELILLSTLAIITYLSASCILKFESFKIIKQVFKQNLKLSNRK; from the coding sequence ATGTCACTCTCAAATAAAACTACAATCGGAGTCATCTGGAACTTTGCTGAACAGATGAGTAAAAGAGGAATTGGAGTAGTAATAACTCTTCTTCTTGCTCGGTTTTTGACACCCGATGATTATGGTTTGGTTGGAATGATGGCTGTGTTCATTGCCATAGCTAATCAATTAATGGAGTCGGGGTTTGATCAATCACTTATTCGAAAGTTGGATATCACACAAGAAGATTTTAATACAGCCTTTTATGCAAATATCTTACTGGGTATATTGGCTTATATATTTTTGTTCTCATCAGCCCCATTTGTAGCTGCATTCTATGAAGAAGCAAGGCTTATTCCTCTCATTCGTGTAGTAGGAATAACAATAATTATAAATTCGTTCCAAATCGTTCAAATATCTGCCCTCAGTCGTGATTTTAAGTTTAAATTGAAACTTAAGGCAACTTTACCTGCAACAATCATATCAGGAATAATTGCCATTACTATGGCAGCAATGGGTTTTGGTGTATGGGCATTGATTACCCAGATGATAGTTTACTCACTCTTAGTGACATTTTTTTTGTGGTCATTGAAGCTCTGGAAGCCAACAAGAAAAGTCAGTAGAAACTCATTTAAAGAAATGTTTGGTTTTGGATCAAAGTTGTTTGCATCTGGCTTAATTGATATTATATTTCAGAATTTGTACATAATTGTAATTGCAAAATTATTTTTAGCTTCAACTGCAGGATACTACTACTTTGCCAAAAAGATAAGAGAATTAGTTCTTAATCAGATTGTTAGATCCATACAAACCGTTACATATCCTGCTTTGTCAACATTACAAAAAGATGAGCTTAAATTGAAAATGGGATATAAGAAAATAATTAAAAGCACTGTTTATCTTTTATTTCCATTAATGACTTTTATGGCAGCTTTAGCAGAACCTCTTTTCAGAATATTATTGAATGAACAATGGTTGCCTGCAGTACCTTATTTACAGCTCCTTTGTATTGGAGGAGTAATGTATCCATTGCATTCAATAAACTTAAATATTCTTAAAGTGAAAGGGCGATCTGATCTTTTTCTTTACATAGAACTCGTTAAAAAAGCAATTGTTATAATAATTCTATTACCAAGTATAAAATATGGAGTAATAGGAATTCTCATAGGCCAAGTAATATCTTCATATTTAGTCTATATCCCGAATAGTTACTATTCAGGCAAATTAATCAACTATTCAATCAATGAACAAATTTTTGATTTTCTCCCAGAATTGGTACTGTCTTTTACTATTAGCATTTGTATTTATTTTGCTGTATCCCTATCAATCCTACCAGCATGTGCTGAACTAATACTGCTATCGACTCTGGCAATTATTACATACCTATCAGCCAGTTGTATTCTTAAATTTGAGTCATTTAAAATAATCAAACAAGTATTTAAACAAAATTTAAAATTATCAAATAGAAAATAG
- a CDS encoding WbqC family protein, whose amino-acid sequence MKLAIMQPYLFPYLGYWQLINAVDCFVIYDDVAYIKQGYINRNIILVGSEQKRITLEVIGASSNKLINQINVGNNAQKLMKTIRYAYSKAPYFEEVFPLLMHILKNNEKNLAVFLAYSLKEISSYLGIDTQFVYSSNIEKNNNLKSQDKVIDICKKTGAKCYINSIGGQKLYQESLFEENGIILKFIRSKQIEYSQFNNVFIPNLSIIDVMMFNSPDVIRRYLSCYNLIKGTNQLIKK is encoded by the coding sequence ATGAAATTAGCCATTATGCAGCCATATTTATTTCCATATCTAGGCTATTGGCAACTAATTAATGCTGTTGATTGCTTTGTTATTTACGATGATGTAGCATATATAAAGCAAGGATACATAAACAGAAATATTATATTAGTAGGCAGTGAACAAAAACGTATTACCTTAGAAGTAATAGGAGCAAGTTCAAATAAATTAATAAACCAAATTAATGTTGGAAATAATGCTCAAAAATTAATGAAAACCATAAGATATGCTTATTCAAAAGCACCTTATTTTGAAGAAGTTTTCCCACTATTAATGCATATCCTAAAAAATAATGAAAAAAACTTAGCTGTGTTTTTAGCTTATTCATTAAAAGAAATTTCGAGTTATTTAGGCATTGATACTCAATTCGTTTATTCAAGTAATATTGAAAAAAATAATAATCTAAAATCACAAGATAAAGTTATTGATATATGCAAAAAAACTGGAGCAAAATGTTATATAAATTCAATAGGTGGTCAAAAACTCTATCAAGAGAGTTTATTTGAAGAAAATGGCATAATTCTTAAATTTATACGTTCAAAACAAATTGAATACTCTCAATTCAATAATGTATTCATTCCAAATTTATCAATAATTGATGTTATGATGTTTAATTCCCCTGATGTAATAAGGCGCTACTTAAGCTGTTACAATCTAATAAAGGGAACAAATCAGTTAATTAAAAAGTAA
- a CDS encoding DegT/DnrJ/EryC1/StrS family aminotransferase yields the protein MINVTRPYLPDRGNLNRYINRIYETARLTNNGPLVQELTKRLENYLGVENLLLVANGTLALQIAYKVLGVSGQAITTPFSFVATTSSLVWEGIEPVFIDIDPETFCIDPSKIEESIASQTTAIVPTHVFGNACEIDKIETIARQHNLKVIYDGAHAFGVKYKGKSILSFGDATTISFHATKLFHTIEGGAIIFKNKKDYERAKLMIKFGIDESDSIVELGINAKMNEFQAAMGLCVLDEIDLIIEERSKIWNQYKNAFTGHLQLQHLNSNASNNYSYFPVIFTTEHMLSMVKDAMNKNQIYPKRYFYPSLDKIDYLQLQQNKKISQDIASRILCLPIYPYLKDKEQEKIIEIIWRFL from the coding sequence ATGATAAATGTAACCAGACCCTACCTGCCTGACAGAGGTAACCTGAACAGATATATTAATAGAATCTATGAAACAGCCCGGTTAACTAATAATGGCCCTTTGGTGCAGGAACTAACAAAGAGATTAGAAAATTATCTAGGTGTTGAAAACCTCCTTTTAGTAGCTAATGGAACATTAGCTTTGCAAATCGCATATAAGGTTCTCGGAGTAAGTGGTCAGGCAATAACAACTCCTTTCAGCTTTGTAGCTACTACCAGCTCCCTAGTATGGGAAGGAATTGAACCCGTTTTTATAGATATTGATCCTGAAACATTCTGTATTGACCCTTCTAAGATAGAAGAGTCCATAGCATCGCAAACTACAGCAATAGTACCCACGCATGTATTTGGGAATGCCTGCGAAATAGATAAAATTGAAACTATCGCACGCCAACACAACTTAAAAGTAATATATGATGGTGCACATGCTTTTGGAGTAAAATATAAAGGAAAAAGTATTTTATCTTTTGGTGATGCAACAACAATAAGCTTTCATGCTACCAAACTTTTTCATACAATTGAAGGCGGAGCAATTATCTTTAAGAATAAAAAAGATTATGAAAGAGCCAAGTTAATGATTAAATTTGGCATTGACGAATCAGATTCAATAGTTGAATTGGGTATAAACGCTAAAATGAATGAATTCCAAGCAGCGATGGGATTGTGTGTTCTTGATGAAATCGACCTAATCATAGAAGAACGTTCTAAAATATGGAATCAATATAAAAATGCATTTACTGGGCATTTGCAGCTGCAACATCTTAATAGCAATGCTAGCAATAATTATAGCTATTTTCCAGTAATATTTACCACTGAGCATATGCTTTCAATGGTTAAGGATGCAATGAATAAAAATCAAATATACCCAAAAAGGTATTTTTACCCATCTTTGGATAAAATTGATTATTTACAGTTGCAGCAGAACAAAAAAATATCACAAGATATTGCTAGTAGAATTCTGTGTTTGCCCATTTATCCATACTTGAAAGATAAAGAGCAGGAAAAAATAATTGAAATTATATGGAGATTCTTATGA
- the rfbB gene encoding dTDP-glucose 4,6-dehydratase has translation MKANILLTGGAGFIGSNFIPYFLEKYPEYNLINLDLLTYAGNLEKLKDIENNTRYKFIKGDVCNRELVEFIFKEYEINGVIHFAAESHVDNSIKQPDIFIKTNINGTHTLADVAYNTWMKKPFVYKQKYTNSESSDVQSIKIPRFHHISTDEVYGTLGSTGFFTEKSPYAPNSPYSASKAGSDMIVRSYHHTYGLNTVITNCSNNYGPKQHDEKLIPNIIRNAIKGSPIPIYGDGKNVRDWLYVLDHCKAIDLVYHNGKAGDTYNIGGRNEKDNNYVATQICQILDKLEPKQKGSYKNQIIYVEDRAGHDRRYAIDASKIENDLGWKAEENFESGILKTIKWYLNEYEGTNNDKCNQTLPA, from the coding sequence ATGAAAGCTAATATTTTACTCACAGGCGGTGCAGGGTTCATAGGTAGTAACTTCATACCATATTTTTTGGAAAAATACCCAGAATACAACCTTATAAATCTTGATTTATTGACATATGCTGGTAATCTGGAAAAATTGAAAGATATCGAAAATAACACGAGATATAAATTCATAAAAGGGGATGTCTGTAATCGTGAATTGGTTGAGTTCATATTCAAAGAATATGAAATTAATGGTGTAATCCATTTCGCTGCTGAATCTCACGTAGATAATTCTATTAAGCAACCAGATATTTTTATTAAAACAAACATTAACGGAACACATACTCTTGCTGATGTAGCTTACAATACCTGGATGAAAAAACCATTTGTATATAAACAAAAATACACCAACTCTGAATCATCTGACGTTCAATCAATTAAAATTCCACGTTTTCACCATATATCAACAGATGAGGTATATGGTACATTAGGTTCAACAGGCTTTTTTACTGAAAAAAGCCCATATGCCCCAAACTCACCATACAGTGCAAGCAAAGCAGGCAGTGATATGATAGTTAGAAGCTACCATCATACTTATGGATTGAATACTGTAATTACAAATTGTTCAAACAACTATGGACCAAAACAGCATGATGAAAAATTAATCCCTAATATAATTCGTAATGCTATAAAGGGTAGTCCAATTCCAATATATGGCGATGGTAAGAATGTTCGCGATTGGCTCTATGTACTTGATCACTGTAAGGCAATTGATCTTGTTTATCATAATGGAAAAGCTGGTGATACATATAATATAGGTGGAAGAAATGAAAAAGATAATAATTATGTTGCCACGCAAATATGCCAGATATTAGATAAACTTGAACCAAAGCAAAAAGGAAGTTACAAGAACCAGATCATATACGTCGAAGACAGAGCAGGACATGACAGAAGATATGCTATCGATGCAAGTAAAATAGAAAATGATCTTGGATGGAAAGCAGAAGAGAATTTTGAAAGCGGTATATTGAAAACCATAAAATGGTACCTGAACGAATACGAAGGCACAAATAATGATAAATGTAACCAGACCCTACCTGCCTGA
- the rfbA gene encoding glucose-1-phosphate thymidylyltransferase RfbA — protein MKGMILAGGSGTRLYPVTLPTCKQLLPIYDKPMIYYPLSVLMLAGIREILIISTPNDLPLFEKLFGNGSKWGMNLSYKAQPTPDGLAQAFILGEEFIGKDSVCLILGDNIFYGPRFSPLLKKSANIDEGAVVFGYQVKDPERFGVVAFDKDKNVISIEEKPKSPKSHYAVTGLYFYDNDVIEIAKNVKPSDRGELEITSVNQEYLKRKKLKVELLGRGFAWLDTGTHDSLIAASHFVQTIEQRQGYKIACLEEIAYNNGWINAEQVRMIADLLKKTDYGAYLEGVLNES, from the coding sequence ATGAAAGGTATGATCTTAGCGGGCGGTAGTGGGACACGGCTTTATCCAGTTACTTTACCAACATGCAAACAGCTTTTGCCAATATACGATAAACCGATGATATATTACCCCTTGTCCGTACTTATGCTGGCAGGCATAAGAGAGATACTAATTATTTCTACACCAAATGACCTCCCATTATTTGAAAAACTTTTTGGAAATGGTTCTAAATGGGGAATGAACTTATCGTATAAAGCCCAACCAACCCCAGACGGATTAGCCCAAGCCTTCATTCTAGGGGAAGAATTCATAGGGAAAGACAGTGTTTGTCTAATCCTTGGTGACAACATATTTTACGGTCCAAGATTTTCTCCCTTATTAAAAAAATCAGCAAATATAGATGAAGGAGCGGTCGTTTTTGGATACCAGGTCAAAGATCCTGAAAGGTTTGGAGTGGTAGCATTTGACAAAGATAAAAATGTTATTAGTATAGAAGAGAAACCAAAAAGTCCAAAATCCCATTATGCTGTGACTGGTTTGTACTTTTATGATAATGATGTGATTGAAATTGCTAAAAACGTTAAGCCATCGGATAGAGGTGAGCTTGAAATTACATCTGTAAACCAAGAATACCTAAAAAGAAAAAAACTGAAAGTTGAGCTTCTAGGACGTGGATTCGCCTGGCTTGACACCGGCACACATGATAGTCTTATTGCAGCCAGTCATTTTGTGCAAACTATTGAACAAAGGCAAGGATATAAGATAGCTTGTTTGGAAGAAATTGCCTATAATAATGGATGGATAAACGCTGAACAGGTTCGCATGATTGCAGATTTACTTAAAAAAACAGATTATGGTGCATATCTGGAAGGAGTGCTGAATGAAAGCTAA
- a CDS encoding putative Ig domain-containing protein, which yields MNQLEKNGNFANKFSLNFDSKTRLLRNLKVLLLLAFTLFILTSSTCYASEYYVADWGSDDNEGSFENPWETLNKAAAYMIAGDTTYVMDGTYYPVNDVDFRNSGTQSEPITLVAFNGRPKVVGTQSIIGMINFNGQQFINVSGFEITGAKRQIQVIGSNNTLHNCVVHGSYQENTIHISSGSSNLLIDNNVFYNQSGGHNLMDISSSYSYGRPIHDVTISNNEFYNVTGHNVINIKDRDNLINTKTIYNLTIINNIIHDVDKDNPSANSFPIATNHINLYTSNISNNLIYDCGKGVSLYLVDSTVKNNTMYNIANGLDLGTNDRKIYNTTYEGNSATLVLYGEGIVVKNPSSRSIVVSGESSSVTVNDMVGAKRIILKYKGSITFEGDSGQEFEVLKISGSDQFDLSSNTLKLNVDSSTIFLVTPTDISEESPVSSGTGLSFTPSATSLTANTGESTTFTVDSGQEFTSALWYLDGSLVESGTTNHVENWETAGTHTVKFDGIAAAGTISRTWTAVVSEPVESVYSSISISPSTTTVAPGESFSLDVYIDPAQSLTGSQFDLHYSQLASISSVNEGGLFLPDIFATTFEYGSIDNTFGILSHVYSAIVGTGTISQAGVMATVDMVAGSDSGILELELANVILSDASSNPAAYTVSSATVLVDTAPEFTSISAKSVDEAQSLSFIVSAIDADGDDLTYTATSLPTGAFFDTGTATFSWTPSEGDAGSYEAAFEVTDGYLTDTVSVSIIVTPLNHLPVMTLFEPADNSVFEEGSTINVNVVASDEDGQSLGYIIKIDGSQVSTASSYAWNLDYESAGTHTIEVIVSDGIDEVSSSSTVTITDLQPRWDVNEDGIVNVLDITLIGQNYGQSYTSDLPRWDVNQDSTVNIQDLSIVAGHFGETV from the coding sequence ATGAATCAGCTTGAGAAAAACGGAAATTTTGCAAATAAGTTCTCTCTTAACTTTGATAGCAAAACTCGGCTTTTAAGAAACTTAAAAGTATTATTATTATTAGCTTTCACTTTATTCATACTAACATCGAGTACCTGTTATGCTTCTGAATATTATGTTGCAGATTGGGGCAGTGATGACAACGAGGGCAGTTTCGAAAATCCATGGGAGACACTTAATAAAGCGGCAGCCTATATGATTGCCGGTGACACTACCTATGTCATGGATGGTACTTATTATCCAGTTAATGATGTAGATTTCAGAAATAGTGGGACTCAATCAGAACCTATAACTTTAGTTGCTTTCAACGGTAGGCCAAAGGTTGTAGGGACGCAATCTATAATAGGGATGATTAATTTCAATGGACAACAGTTCATTAATGTTAGTGGGTTTGAAATAACTGGTGCAAAAAGGCAGATTCAAGTTATAGGTTCTAATAATACTCTACATAATTGTGTGGTGCATGGTTCTTATCAAGAAAATACTATTCATATATCTAGTGGATCATCTAATCTCCTCATTGATAATAATGTTTTTTACAATCAATCTGGTGGACATAATCTAATGGATATTTCAAGTAGTTATTCCTATGGACGTCCAATTCATGATGTTACGATTTCAAACAATGAATTTTATAATGTCACAGGTCACAATGTTATTAATATTAAAGATAGGGACAATTTGATAAACACCAAAACTATCTACAATCTCACGATTATAAACAACATAATTCATGATGTTGATAAGGATAATCCGAGTGCAAATTCGTTCCCAATAGCAACAAATCATATTAATCTTTATACAAGCAACATTTCTAATAATTTGATATATGATTGTGGTAAAGGTGTATCGTTATATCTAGTGGATAGTACTGTGAAAAATAATACGATGTATAATATTGCAAATGGTTTAGATTTAGGTACAAATGATAGAAAAATCTATAATACTACTTATGAAGGAAATAGTGCTACTTTAGTACTTTATGGTGAAGGTATTGTTGTAAAGAATCCCAGTTCAAGAAGTATTGTTGTCTCGGGTGAATCCTCAAGTGTAACTGTAAATGATATGGTGGGTGCAAAAAGAATTATTCTGAAATACAAAGGCTCAATCACTTTTGAAGGTGATAGTGGGCAGGAATTTGAAGTTCTAAAAATAAGTGGTTCTGATCAATTCGACTTATCTTCTAATACTCTGAAATTGAATGTAGATTCATCAACTATATTTTTGGTAACTCCGACTGATATTTCTGAAGAATCACCGGTCTCATCCGGCACAGGCCTTTCATTCACCCCATCTGCAACCTCACTCACAGCAAACACAGGTGAATCAACAACATTCACCGTAGACTCCGGTCAGGAATTCACCAGTGCTCTCTGGTATCTTGATGGCAGCCTTGTGGAAAGCGGCACAACAAACCATGTAGAAAACTGGGAAACCGCAGGTACACACACAGTTAAGTTTGACGGTATTGCTGCTGCAGGAACTATCTCAAGGACGTGGACCGCAGTAGTTTCCGAACCTGTGGAATCGGTATATTCATCCATCAGCATATCCCCATCCACTACAACAGTAGCACCTGGTGAATCATTCAGCCTTGACGTGTACATAGATCCGGCACAATCTCTCACAGGGTCACAGTTCGATCTTCACTACAGCCAGCTTGCAAGTATCTCTTCAGTGAATGAGGGTGGTCTGTTCTTGCCAGACATATTTGCTACAACCTTTGAGTATGGTAGTATTGACAATACATTTGGTATTCTAAGCCATGTGTACTCTGCAATAGTAGGTACAGGTACAATTTCACAAGCAGGGGTCATGGCCACAGTGGATATGGTTGCAGGTAGTGACTCTGGTATCCTTGAACTTGAATTAGCTAATGTTATATTGAGTGATGCCAGTTCAAACCCTGCAGCATACACAGTTTCTTCTGCTACAGTTCTGGTTGATACGGCTCCAGAGTTCACATCTATTTCTGCAAAGTCCGTGGATGAGGCACAGAGCCTCAGTTTCATAGTAAGTGCAATAGATGCTGACGGAGATGACCTTACATATACAGCCACTTCACTTCCTACAGGTGCATTCTTTGATACAGGAACAGCCACATTCAGCTGGACCCCATCAGAAGGGGATGCAGGAAGCTATGAAGCAGCTTTCGAGGTTACAGATGGTTATCTCACGGACACAGTAAGCGTAAGCATCATAGTAACTCCGCTGAACCATTTGCCTGTTATGACTCTCTTTGAACCTGCAGATAATTCTGTCTTTGAGGAAGGTTCCACAATCAATGTGAACGTGGTTGCAAGCGATGAGGACGGGCAGAGCCTTGGTTATATAATAAAGATCGATGGTTCACAGGTCAGCACAGCTTCAAGCTATGCATGGAACCTAGACTACGAGTCTGCAGGAACCCACACCATAGAGGTAATAGTAAGTGATGGTATCGATGAAGTAAGCTCTTCAAGCACTGTGACTATCACCGATCTGCAGCCAAGATGGGATGTCAATGAGGATGGTATCGTAAACGTACTTGACATCACTCTCATAGGCCAGAACTACGGTCAAAGCTACACCAGTGATCTGCCTCGCTGGGACGTGAACCAGGATAGTACTGTGAACATCCAGGATCTGTCAATAGTAGCAGGTCACTTTGGTGAAACAGTATAA
- a CDS encoding glycosyltransferase 4 family protein — protein sequence MLDLEAPSTLVALVLASTFLAPFIVTFISMPYFIKKLTEKGVIARDYYKREVTMIPERGGIAILLVAMVCFSLNTLFFKFSTTNYVVLIVIAMFGLFGILDDMIDIGRVTKLLLMYYCSYPLIQYATHTAFTLPSVGDIELGILYLQFIVPTYVLVASNLVNMHSGFNGLSSGLSVIVLIALIIKSVLIGDVDNIFAVVSITGATFGYYMYDKYPSNIFWGNIGSLTIGAAIGTMIVIQGFIISGFIMLIPHTVNFLMYVYWRVMKFPEAKFGKEREDGTLEVPNALTLKWILPYYHRVTERQATWAMYALTGLFCVLGILLPGRM from the coding sequence ATGCTGGATTTGGAAGCACCATCAACGTTAGTGGCCTTAGTTCTTGCAAGCACCTTTTTGGCACCATTTATAGTGACTTTTATTTCAATGCCGTATTTCATAAAAAAACTGACAGAAAAAGGAGTCATTGCCAGAGACTACTACAAAAGAGAGGTGACCATGATCCCGGAGAGGGGAGGCATTGCCATTCTTCTGGTTGCAATGGTGTGCTTTTCATTGAACACGCTGTTCTTCAAATTTTCCACAACAAACTATGTTGTCCTCATAGTAATAGCCATGTTCGGGCTGTTTGGTATACTTGATGATATGATAGACATCGGAAGGGTTACAAAACTCCTTCTTATGTACTACTGTTCCTATCCTTTGATACAATATGCAACCCATACTGCATTCACACTACCCAGTGTAGGTGACATTGAACTAGGTATCCTTTATCTGCAGTTCATAGTACCTACTTACGTTCTGGTAGCATCTAATCTAGTGAACATGCATTCCGGCTTCAATGGCCTTTCCTCAGGACTTTCAGTGATAGTCCTTATAGCTCTCATTATAAAATCAGTTCTCATAGGAGATGTTGACAACATCTTTGCAGTGGTGAGCATAACCGGAGCGACCTTTGGTTACTACATGTACGATAAGTATCCTTCGAATATATTCTGGGGTAATATTGGTTCGCTTACCATAGGGGCTGCAATAGGAACTATGATCGTTATACAGGGGTTCATAATCAGTGGTTTTATTATGCTGATTCCGCACACCGTTAATTTCCTGATGTACGTCTACTGGAGAGTTATGAAATTCCCGGAAGCAAAATTTGGGAAGGAAAGGGAAGATGGTACTCTGGAAGTACCTAATGCGCTTACACTTAAATGGATACTGCCCTACTATCACAGGGTCACAGAGAGACAGGCTACATGGGCAATGTACGCTTTAACAGGGCTCTTCTGTGTGCTTGGGATATTGTTACCTGGAAGGATGTGA
- a CDS encoding NAD-dependent epimerase/dehydratase family protein codes for MKKVLITGGIGQVGSYLVDFMQNNYKVTVLDNLSSGKDPELPDHVHFIKEDVRSPTAKELAGKHDIIIHTAAQISVAKSMDDPLFDADNNVFGTLNLLEGARSGNPERFIYISSAAVYGNPEYLPVDEKHPQNPMSPYGASKLCGEKYCSMYHKAYGMPTVCIRPFNIYSPRQDPSNPYSGVISKFIGRVRENLSPVIFGDGSNTRDFVSAHDVVNMIMLLAGGRGDNGEVYNVGTGRVTRIDELAQIVLDIFGKEMDIEFRDSMPGDIKDSYADISKARNIGFKPEIDLYKGLEEIVG; via the coding sequence ATGAAAAAAGTACTTATTACTGGCGGCATTGGCCAGGTTGGCAGTTATCTTGTCGACTTCATGCAAAATAATTATAAGGTCACAGTCCTCGATAACCTTTCCTCTGGCAAAGACCCTGAATTACCAGATCATGTACATTTCATAAAAGAAGATGTCAGATCCCCTACAGCAAAAGAATTAGCTGGTAAGCATGATATTATTATTCATACGGCAGCCCAGATAAGCGTGGCAAAGTCTATGGATGATCCGTTATTCGATGCTGACAATAATGTCTTCGGAACTCTCAATCTTCTTGAAGGTGCCCGTTCTGGAAATCCAGAGAGGTTCATTTACATCAGTTCAGCTGCTGTTTATGGCAATCCTGAGTATCTTCCTGTTGATGAGAAACATCCTCAGAATCCCATGTCACCATATGGTGCCAGCAAATTATGTGGTGAGAAGTATTGCAGTATGTATCACAAAGCCTACGGAATGCCAACGGTTTGTATAAGACCTTTTAACATATACAGCCCCAGACAGGACCCTTCAAATCCTTATTCAGGTGTCATATCTAAATTCATAGGTCGTGTAAGGGAAAATCTATCTCCTGTTATCTTCGGGGATGGTTCCAACACAAGAGATTTTGTTTCCGCACACGATGTAGTGAACATGATAATGCTGCTGGCCGGTGGTCGGGGAGACAATGGTGAGGTCTACAATGTAGGCACCGGCAGGGTCACACGCATAGACGAGCTTGCACAGATCGTCCTTGATATCTTTGGCAAGGAAATGGATATAGAGTTCAGAGACTCAATGCCGGGTGACATAAAGGACAGTTACGCTGACATTTCAAAGGCAAGGAATATAGGGTTTAAACCTGAAATTGACCTCTACAAAGGTCTCGAGGAGATAGTAGGCTGA
- a CDS encoding VanZ family protein, protein MKNFSKNKYVAYLAFYALYFLQFLLDVFSRIQHFDYKRNKKNILIALTILYAGFIFYLSSQSNLSVPSSMFKIPIMYELATLFKSLGLDFIVDIAEYAYSNMDKVAHMFLYFGLGILLHLTFKNSDNTILSKYAAIFAVLLGVIYGISDEFHQSFVPGRTSSLHDLLADGIGVTIAQMIFVIVIIVNLQRKKRKDDQE, encoded by the coding sequence ATGAAAAACTTCAGCAAAAACAAATATGTCGCGTATCTGGCATTTTATGCTCTCTATTTTTTGCAGTTCTTACTTGATGTTTTCTCCCGTATACAGCATTTCGATTACAAGAGGAACAAGAAAAACATTTTGATCGCCCTTACAATACTATACGCAGGATTCATATTCTATCTGTCATCCCAATCCAATCTGAGTGTTCCTTCCTCAATGTTCAAGATACCTATCATGTATGAGCTGGCAACTCTTTTCAAAAGTCTGGGTCTTGATTTTATTGTTGATATTGCAGAATACGCGTATAGTAACATGGATAAAGTAGCCCACATGTTCCTGTACTTTGGACTTGGTATACTACTGCATCTTACGTTCAAAAACTCTGACAACACCATATTGAGTAAATATGCAGCCATCTTTGCGGTGCTGCTTGGTGTAATCTATGGAATTTCAGACGAATTTCACCAATCATTTGTACCAGGCCGTACATCCAGTTTGCATGATCTGTTGGCTGACGGGATCGGGGTGACAATTGCACAGATGATTTTCGTTATAGTGATAATTGTAAATCTGCAACGAAAAAAGAGAAAGGATGACCAAGAATAA